ATTTGTTCGTTCTCGAAGTACAGAATGAGATTTGCGTGCCGGGCCAGCCGCATATCGTGGGTTATCAGAATGGTGGTTCGCCCTCGGGTGACATTCTTCAGCGCCTGCCTCACTCGCTTTTCGTTCTCCTTATCAAGGCCGGTGGTTGGCTCATCGAGAATGAGGATCGGCGCCGGCGCGAGTGTGGCGCGGGCAAGGGCGATCCTCTGCCGCTCGCCGCCGGATAAGGTGCAGCCGCGCTCGCCGAGGATCGTGTCGTATCCCTCAGGAAGCGCCTGAATGAAATCATGAGCATTCGCCAGCCGCGCCGCCGCCTCGATTTCGTTATCGGTCGCTTCGATGGCGCCGTACCCGATGTTGTCGCGGATGCTCACGCCGAAAAGGAAACTCTCCTGCAGGACCACGCGTATCTGCGCGCGAAGCGAGGAAAGCGTGTAGTTTCTAATGTCGCAGCCGTCGATAATGATGCGCCCACGGGTCGGATCGTAGAACCGAAGCAGCAGGCTCATCAGCGTCGATTTGCCGCTGCCCGAGGGACCGACCAGCGCGATCTGGCGCCCGGCCTCGATTTCAAACGAGATATCCTTCAGAACATAATGGCCGGGCACATACTGGAACGTTACGTTGTCAAACCGAACGGCCCCGCGAAATGCCGGAGCTGCGACGGCTTCCGGAAGGTCGCTGATATCCGGCTTTGCGTCGAGCACGTCGAGCACGCGCTCGCCCGCAGCCGTCGCTTTTGCGATGCGGCTTGTGTATTTGGCCAGGTCCTGCATCGGGCGAAACGCGCTCCTGAGATAAGCCATGTACACAATAAGATCGCCGGCCGTGAGAGAGCCATCGATGACCAGCCGGGCGCCGACCCATAAAACGAGCGCAGTACCCACCGCAGTGAAAAGGTCCACCGACCGCTCCAGCCGCGCCGACAAACGCGTGGTGCGCACGCCTTCCCTGAGGCTGCTCTTGTTCTGGCGCGAGAAGTCGTCCTCGAGAACCTTCTCCAGAGCGAACGCCTTCACCACTTTGATCGCCGCCAGCGCCTCGCCGGCTGCGGCGGCCATTTTCCCTTCCCGCTTACGCTGTATCCGAGCCGCCTCCCGAATGCGGCCGGTCAGCCGGATAAAAGACAGCGACGCGAAGGGCAGCGCCGAGAGCGCCACCAGTGCGAGCTTCCAGTTGATCCAGAACATCATGCCGAGCATACCGGCGAGCGTCAGCGAATGAACCAGGAGCGGAAGAGCGGCCGTTACCGCAACGTCCTGCAGGCGCCCGATGTCGCCGGTTACGCGGGTGATCAGGTCGCCGCTCTTGGCCTTGTCATGGTACGAAAGAGAGAGACGCAGCAGATGATGATAGACTTTTCGCCTGACCTCGCTCAGCACCCGGTTCCCCGCCAGCGCCAGGCTGACGGTGCTGATGTAAGAAACTGCGGCGCGCAAACCGGTGATGACGACGACGGCGATGCACGCGCCTGCAAGCGGAAAGGCGTCGCGACCGGGCGCGGAATGGATGACCCCATCGAACACGAATTTGAGCGGCCATGGCTGGAGGATTCGCAGAAGGATTTCAAAGACCATGGCCACACCGGCGGTTACAATCAGCAGCAACTGCTTTCTCGCCTGCGGCCAAAACCGTTTTACAACGCCGGCGGCGCTTTTTCGCCATTTGACGAATTTCGGCAGGCTCAGCATCCGGCGCCCTCCGCAGCGATCCCATGTGAAGATTCGTTTGGCGCAGCCAATTCCAGGACGCGTTTCGCGACTGCATCCCACGTGTGCGCCTTCGAGACCAGCGCCCTCGCCGATTTTCCCATTCGCTCGCGCAGGTCACGATCCTTGCGCAAGGTCTCGAGCGCACTCACGACGGCCGCCGTGTCGCCGGGCGGACAGAGGAAACCATTTTCTCCGTGTGTTATGACACCTCCCAGTTTCCCAATGTTGGTGGCGACCACCGGCAGGCCCGCGGCAAGATATTCGTACACCTTCAGAGGCGAGAAATAAAAATGGTCGAGGTCCGGATAGAGTGCGAGCGCGGCGTCCATTGACGTAAGCCATGCCGGAACTTCTGACGGATTGACAGCGCCGATCAATTGCGCCGACTTCAGCAGGTGGCGCGCCGCGAGGGTATCCTTCAGATGTTTTCGCCGCGGCCCGTCGCCGACAATCAACAGGCGCACATCCGAATAACGGTCATGCAGTTGTTGAAATGCGTCAACAAGCGTGTCCAGATCGTGCCAGGGTTTCAGCGTACCGACAAACCCGATCGTGAAAGAGTCGGGCTTACGATCGACGGCGGGAGGAACATCGGGATGAAACCGCTCCGTATCAACTCCATTCGAGATAACATGGATGCGCCCCGCTGCTTCCGGATAGACGCTCACCCAGTCCGCCACCTCTGCGGAGACCGCCAGGATACTGCTCGCCGCACGAAACGAGCGGCGTGCGGCACGCTCGGCTAAGGCTTTATGTACAAGCACCCGGTGGCGCGCCTGCTCCTCGATCAGCGGAGCATTGACCTCCAAAATGCCGGGTATGCCGGCTGCCCTCGCATGTTCCATTCCGGCGAAACTCCAGAGGGCAAACCTCTCGTAAATAAAATCGTACGGCCCCGTTCGCCGCAGGTACTCGTGCACGTTGCTATTCGCCGCCAGAGCCGCCCGCTCGCGGGCGCCGGGATCAGAATTAGGCGCCGCCGAAAGTTGATGGACGACCAAGTTCTGCCGGTTGGATAAGTCATTGCCGCCGGCATTTGCCGTGATCAACCGAATTTCCACTTTTTGGCGCCTTAGTGCGCGGATCATTTCCTGCACGTGGACCGAAGACCCCTTTGAACCGAATACGGGAATGCCGGGGTCCATGCAAATATAAGCGATTCGCAAAGTTTCTCTCCTAAAGAGCCAGCGTTTTTAATTGTGCTGCCGATTGCAACACCACATTCCTCATATGGGCAGCGTTTCGCTGCAGGTCAAATTCGGACTCGATCAAGGCGCGGGCCGAAAGGGCAAGCCTTTCACGCAGTTCGCCGTCGTAAAGAAGTCGTTCGAGAGCCGCCGCAAGCCCGGCCGCATCGTTTTGGGCAACCATAAGTCCCGTCTGTTCGTTCAACAGAATTTCGGGAATGCCCGTGACGTCGGTCGAGATGCACGGCGTGCCGAGAGCCATGGCTTCGAGCAGCACGGTCGGCAGGCCGTCGCGGTCGCCATCGGAGCCGAGAACGCACGGGGCCGCCACGACAGCCGCCTCATGCATGCGCTGGATGACTTCACCTTGTGGCAGCGGACCGAGCAGGCGCACCCGCTCCGTCAGGCCAAGAGATTCGATTTGATTGCGCAAATCCGCCTCGAGCGGGCCGGCGCCGATGATCTCGGCATCAAAATGGTGCCGCGACCGCATCAGGAGGCTGCATGCATCGATCAGATAAGCGAACCCCTTCTTCTCGACCAGCCGGCCGACACAGACTATTTTTGGGGCGCGCCGAAGGGGAGAGATGTATTGGAAAAGGTTCAGGTCGATCCCGTTATAGATGCGGGTTACCCGCTCGTCTGATAATCCGAACGAGGTCCGAAGATAGGAGCAATTGTAGTCGCTGACGGTAATGACCGCGGCGGCATCATTCAGCTTGCGGCTCAGGTCTTCCCGATTCACGCTCTCATGATAAATATCTTTCGCGTGCGCCGTAAAGGAATACGTCAATCCGGCAAAGAGTGCAGCCAATCGGGCGACGGACGCCGCTGTGCTCGCGAAATGGGCATGCAGATGGGTGATGCCCCGCGCGCACGCAAGCCGTGCGACGCGAATTGCCTGATACACGTCATTGACATTTTCCTCCAGGGCGGCCTCGAGATTGGCCGCAAGACCCGGCAATTCGGCCATCGCGTCGCGTATCGCGTTCCAGAACTTTTTCACGCCCTCGCTCCCGCCCGGCTTCTCCAGATAAGTGACCGGGACACGCAGTCGGGCGAGGGATTCGTGGAAGCGGCCGTCGTTGGCCGGGCGCAACGAAAAGATTTCAAAATCCAGCCCCGCCTCCTGATGCGCGAGCATCTCATTGACAATAAAGGTCTCTGAAAACCGGGGATACATCTTCAGTACATAGCCCACTCGGATTGGATCAAATGATTCCATATTCAGCGACTCCCGCACTTCTTGATTCGGCGACAGGGTTTTTGGAAACTAAACGAGCGAGAAATCCGGATATCCTCTGCGTGCCCATAAGATCGATGCGAGCAAAGGGCCGTTCTACCACGTCACTGGCAAACCACCTGCTCAGGGCGGCCGGTGTCAGTTTGTCGGGATGCACCATATCAAGCAGCCCCAGTTTCTGCAGTCGCTCCGCCCGAATGAGTTGTTCGGAGCGCGGCTTTACTCTCGGTACGATCAATCCATTTTTCCTGAGCGAGAGCATCTCGATAACCGTGTTGTAGCCCCCCATGGAGACGACCTTCCAGGCCGCTTGCAGCAAGAGTTCAGGCCATTTGTAGAATTCAAAGACGGTGAGGCGCCGGTTGTTTTCGCTCGCCCGGCCAAGCTTTCTTTTCTTGTCGGCGGACATGAACGGACCGGTAACAAGCACGGCGTGGGTGTCATCCGGCAGTTCGGCATTTGCAAAGGCCTCGGCCACTTTGAAGCCGTCCTGGCCTCCCCCAACCATGCAGAGAACGAACCTTCCGGCGGGCACTCCCGGAGGCTTGTTCAGCCCGTTCAATCCTTTGGTGTGTGCATCCAGCTCGTGCTTTCGCCCCAGATAGCCTGTATAGCGAATCGGCACGTTGATATCCTGACAGATGCGGCACTCGGAAATGGGATCGTATATTGTCGGATCGCTGTAGACCCAAACCTCATCGAAAAAGGAGGAGACGACGGCGTCCGTCCCGAGCCGGTGCCACTCTTTCCAGACGGCGCTCGGATGATCGAGCACATCCCGGAGTCCTAAAACACAGCGCGTGCCTCCTTTTTCCCGCAGAAGCTCCAGGGTTTTTTCCAATTCGCCAAGAATGCCGGTCGGGTGCTTGTCTATAACGAAAACGTCGGGTGAGAACAGATCGAGCACCGAGCGAATGGTATTCGCTCGTAATTCGCTGATCTTTTCGAGCGGCATGTCGAGTGAGCGGGAAGCGTACTTTCCGTCATTCTCTTTTGAAATCGCCGGCAAGGAGAGAAAATCAACTCCGCGCGGAGTTGAAAAGAGCGCAGCCTCACGCGCCCCCACAATCAGCAGCGTCGATGGAGAGGGATCGCATCGGCTGAAAGCCTGGGTGATACAAAGATTGCGCCGGACATGTCCAAGCCCCTGCGAATCATGCGAGTACAGCGCGACCTTCAGTTTTCGTGGCAGTCTGTTGCGATACATGGGTCGAACTCGATTCCTCTCTGCTCACGGGGAGAACGCTGATCAGGAACTGCTGCGCTGCCGGTATGGAAGGAAAAAAGTTTTGGTATGAAAAAAAGATGCGATGATGTT
The sequence above is drawn from the Candidatus Abyssobacteria bacterium SURF_5 genome and encodes:
- a CDS encoding ABC transporter ATP-binding protein, whose product is MLSLPKFVKWRKSAAGVVKRFWPQARKQLLLIVTAGVAMVFEILLRILQPWPLKFVFDGVIHSAPGRDAFPLAGACIAVVVITGLRAAVSYISTVSLALAGNRVLSEVRRKVYHHLLRLSLSYHDKAKSGDLITRVTGDIGRLQDVAVTAALPLLVHSLTLAGMLGMMFWINWKLALVALSALPFASLSFIRLTGRIREAARIQRKREGKMAAAAGEALAAIKVVKAFALEKVLEDDFSRQNKSSLREGVRTTRLSARLERSVDLFTAVGTALVLWVGARLVIDGSLTAGDLIVYMAYLRSAFRPMQDLAKYTSRIAKATAAGERVLDVLDAKPDISDLPEAVAAPAFRGAVRFDNVTFQYVPGHYVLKDISFEIEAGRQIALVGPSGSGKSTLMSLLLRFYDPTRGRIIIDGCDIRNYTLSSLRAQIRVVLQESFLFGVSIRDNIGYGAIEATDNEIEAAARLANAHDFIQALPEGYDTILGERGCTLSGGERQRIALARATLAPAPILILDEPTTGLDKENEKRVRQALKNVTRGRTTILITHDMRLARHANLILYFENEQIVERGTHDELLRLEGRYAAMHALQSFEGEVAAREEEIHAYSRR
- a CDS encoding glycosyltransferase family 1 protein, whose amino-acid sequence is MRIAYICMDPGIPVFGSKGSSVHVQEMIRALRRQKVEIRLITANAGGNDLSNRQNLVVHQLSAAPNSDPGARERAALAANSNVHEYLRRTGPYDFIYERFALWSFAGMEHARAAGIPGILEVNAPLIEEQARHRVLVHKALAERAARRSFRAASSILAVSAEVADWVSVYPEAAGRIHVISNGVDTERFHPDVPPAVDRKPDSFTIGFVGTLKPWHDLDTLVDAFQQLHDRYSDVRLLIVGDGPRRKHLKDTLAARHLLKSAQLIGAVNPSEVPAWLTSMDAALALYPDLDHFYFSPLKVYEYLAAGLPVVATNIGKLGGVITHGENGFLCPPGDTAAVVSALETLRKDRDLRERMGKSARALVSKAHTWDAVAKRVLELAAPNESSHGIAAEGAGC
- a CDS encoding colanic acid biosynthesis glycosyltransferase WcaL — encoded protein: MESFDPIRVGYVLKMYPRFSETFIVNEMLAHQEAGLDFEIFSLRPANDGRFHESLARLRVPVTYLEKPGGSEGVKKFWNAIRDAMAELPGLAANLEAALEENVNDVYQAIRVARLACARGITHLHAHFASTAASVARLAALFAGLTYSFTAHAKDIYHESVNREDLSRKLNDAAAVITVSDYNCSYLRTSFGLSDERVTRIYNGIDLNLFQYISPLRRAPKIVCVGRLVEKKGFAYLIDACSLLMRSRHHFDAEIIGAGPLEADLRNQIESLGLTERVRLLGPLPQGEVIQRMHEAAVVAAPCVLGSDGDRDGLPTVLLEAMALGTPCISTDVTGIPEILLNEQTGLMVAQNDAAGLAAALERLLYDGELRERLALSARALIESEFDLQRNAAHMRNVVLQSAAQLKTLAL
- a CDS encoding glycosyltransferase codes for the protein MYRNRLPRKLKVALYSHDSQGLGHVRRNLCITQAFSRCDPSPSTLLIVGAREAALFSTPRGVDFLSLPAISKENDGKYASRSLDMPLEKISELRANTIRSVLDLFSPDVFVIDKHPTGILGELEKTLELLREKGGTRCVLGLRDVLDHPSAVWKEWHRLGTDAVVSSFFDEVWVYSDPTIYDPISECRICQDINVPIRYTGYLGRKHELDAHTKGLNGLNKPPGVPAGRFVLCMVGGGQDGFKVAEAFANAELPDDTHAVLVTGPFMSADKKRKLGRASENNRRLTVFEFYKWPELLLQAAWKVVSMGGYNTVIEMLSLRKNGLIVPRVKPRSEQLIRAERLQKLGLLDMVHPDKLTPAALSRWFASDVVERPFARIDLMGTQRISGFLARLVSKNPVAESRSAGVAEYGII